One genomic segment of Hordeum vulgare subsp. vulgare chromosome 2H, MorexV3_pseudomolecules_assembly, whole genome shotgun sequence includes these proteins:
- the LOC123428638 gene encoding BTB/POZ and MATH domain-containing protein 2-like, producing the protein MAETKRPAERRVSRCTPVTSRATLVFEIAGYSLHKGMGIGEFIRSTTVSVGGFEWCIRYYPDGSNKESEGYISVYVKLLSKGAKVRVLYKLRLLDQASGLSSSPVAPVESPVVFDSLNTSASATTDYCCWGVRSFKKKSELEESAYLRDDRLVIECDLTVIKKPLVADAAITAEVQMPPSDLAENFGKLLEAADEADVTFEVEGEIFPAHKIVLATRSPVFKAELYGPMRGKRGQNITVEDMPPAVFKALLHFIYTDSLPSMDKIDDEEKKEMVRHLLVAADRYAMERMKMMCEDILCRTLDVETVATTSALADQHHCSRLKDACAEFIMSSNKLDDVLASQGYVHLKKSCPAVSVNILERVTKLFKFKCTHPSLE; encoded by the coding sequence ATGGCGGAAACGAAGAGGCCAGCGGAAAGGAGGGTGTCGAGGTGCACCCCAGTGACGTCGCGGGCCACGCTGGTCTTCGAGATCGCCGGGTACAGCCTGCATAAGGGCATGGGCATCGGCGAATTCATCCGCTCCACCACCGTCTCCGTTGGCGGGTTCGAGTGGTGCATCCGCTACTACCCAGACGGAAGCAACAAGGAAAGCGAGGGCTACATCTCAGTCTACGTGAAGCTCCTGAGCAAGGGTGCCAAGGTAAGGGTGCTCTACAAGTTGAGGCTGCTCGACCAGGCCAGCGGGCTGTCGTCATCGCCGGTGGCACCCGTGGAATCACCCGTAGTGTTCGATTCTCTCAACACCAGTGCGAGTGCGACGACAGattattgttgttggggtgttcgcAGTTTTAAGAAGAAGAGTGAGCTGGAGGAGTCGGCTTACTTGCGGGATGACCGTCTTGTAATTGAGTGCGATCTAACTGTGATCAAGAAACCACTTGTTGCGGACGCCGCGATAACAGCCGAGGTCCAGATGCCACCCTCAGACTTGGCAGAAAATTTCGGAAAATTGCTAGAGGCCGCCGACGAAGCAGATGTGACGTTCGAGGTTGAAGGTGAGATTTTTCCTGCGCATAAGATTGTGCTTGCAACACGGTCTCCGGTCTTCAAGGCAGAGCTCTACGGACCGATGAGGGGCAAGCGTGGCCAGAACATCACCGTCGAAGACATGCCGCCTGCTGTTTTCAAGGCATTGCTTCACTTTATCTACACGGATTCATTGCCGTCCATGGACAAAATTGATgatgaagagaaaaaagaaatggTCAGGCACTTGCTAGTGGCTGCAGACCGGTATGCGATGGAAAGGATGAAGATGATGTGCGAAGACATTCTTTGCAGAACTCTTGATGTTGAGACTGTGGCGACCACGTCAGCTCTAGCCGATCAGCATCACTGCAGCAGGCTAAAAGATGCTTGTGCTGAATTTATCATGTCTTCGAATAAATTGGATGATGTGTTGGCAAGCCAAGGGTATGTGCACCTGAAGAAATCATGCCCTGCTGTCTCGGTAAATATCTTGGAGAGAGTTACGAAGCTTTTCAAATTTAAGTGTACCCATCCTAGCTTagaatag